One window of Bacteroides sp. AN502(2024) genomic DNA carries:
- a CDS encoding recombinase family protein, whose amino-acid sequence MGAYIGIAQSDNIARSKATKNGIRGTLKSGRWSNKAPRGYKNIRESKHRCYIVVNEEAAKPIRTAFIELSKGVISANYARKKYCPHIPESTFLDMLRNLFYMGKIRVPAYKDEPEELVQGQHEALVSEEVFYKVQDVLDGKKKSKPKLEKAINPDLFLRKYIVCPKCGHAFTGSRSRRNGSYYTYYNCCEDAKHIRVRAEEANETFARYVGCLKPNEAVLRLYEAVLLDVQGGAKQEIKSKISALQKQLVDKRKQIVNAEDMLITDTSHADRYARILERYEKEALELETRISLLETGNRGNIEPKLDYAISLINNLDKYIKDAPIEVKMKLIGSIFDGKIEFDGKSYRTDIMVHR is encoded by the coding sequence TTGGGTGCGTACATAGGTATTGCACAAAGTGATAACATTGCACGTTCAAAGGCGACCAAAAACGGTATCAGAGGTACATTAAAGAGTGGAAGATGGTCAAACAAAGCACCGAGGGGATATAAGAATATTCGTGAATCGAAACATCGTTGCTACATTGTAGTCAATGAAGAAGCTGCAAAACCGATACGTACAGCATTTATTGAACTATCCAAAGGTGTAATCAGTGCCAACTACGCACGGAAGAAATACTGTCCTCATATACCCGAAAGCACATTTTTAGATATGCTTCGCAATCTATTTTATATGGGTAAAATCCGAGTGCCAGCGTATAAAGACGAACCCGAAGAATTGGTACAAGGTCAGCATGAGGCATTGGTATCTGAGGAAGTGTTTTACAAGGTGCAAGATGTTCTTGATGGTAAAAAGAAATCCAAACCTAAATTGGAGAAGGCTATCAATCCCGACCTATTTCTGCGAAAATACATTGTCTGCCCCAAATGCGGACATGCTTTCACTGGTTCAAGGTCAAGGAGAAATGGCAGCTATTACACTTATTATAACTGTTGCGAAGATGCGAAGCATATCAGAGTTAGAGCGGAGGAAGCCAATGAAACTTTTGCCCGATATGTGGGCTGTTTGAAGCCTAATGAGGCCGTGCTACGTCTCTATGAGGCCGTATTGCTTGATGTGCAAGGTGGTGCAAAACAAGAAATCAAGTCTAAAATATCAGCTTTGCAGAAGCAATTAGTTGATAAACGCAAGCAGATAGTAAATGCCGAAGATATGCTGATAACAGACACATCTCACGCTGACCGATATGCAAGAATTCTTGAACGATACGAAAAGGAAGCTCTGGAACTTGAAACTCGTATATCATTGCTTGAGACAGGGAACCGTGGCAACATAGAACCCAAACTTGACTATGCTATCTCCCTGATAAACAACTTAGATAAGTACATTAAAGATGCACCCATAGAGGTAAAGATGAAGCTAATTGGTTCTATCTTTGATGGGAAAATCGAATTTGACGGAAAATCATATAGAACCGATATAATGGTTCACCGGTAA